A region from the Algoriphagus machipongonensis genome encodes:
- a CDS encoding beta-N-acetylhexosaminidase produces the protein MRKPVLGLVTLISAVLFSCQKPLSELESAAIIPLPSSIVAGHGSFELNSGSAIQIIGNSEGLQGLGEVLASRLKPATGFDLPVNADGGDIQLELLGGEESEAYTLVVEEDLIKITANSEAGLFYGIQTLVQLFPVAIENNSITEASWTVPAGKIVDQPEYGYRGSMLDVARHFFTVDDVKYYIDEMAKLKLNSLHLHLTDDQGWRIEIKSWPNLTTIGGKSEVGGGDGGFYTQEDYKEIIAYAAKNYITVIPEIDMPGHTNAALASYGELNPGVNLPDGDFSTMNEGEIDFDILDGDPKAAEIYTGIEVGFSTLATNKEITYQFVEDVIREISEMTPGPYFHIGGDESHVTEKDDYIEFVERVQKITAKYGKTSIGWDEIATTELLKGNVAQFWALAENAKLAIEQGNQVLMSPAKKAYLDMQYDSTSRLGLHWAAYIELDSAYIWDPENYDPGIKKQDIFGIEAPLWTETIETREDLNYMVFPRIAAIAEIAWTPSEKREWSDFQKRIAVQGKRWDINGIGLYKSPKVEW, from the coding sequence ATGAGAAAACCAGTTTTAGGCCTTGTTACCCTTATATCGGCCGTTTTATTTAGTTGTCAAAAACCCTTGTCTGAACTTGAAAGCGCGGCGATTATACCTCTGCCCAGTAGTATAGTAGCAGGGCATGGATCTTTTGAATTAAATTCAGGTTCAGCTATTCAAATCATTGGTAACTCGGAGGGTCTGCAAGGTTTGGGAGAAGTTTTAGCCTCTCGGTTAAAACCAGCTACAGGATTTGATCTTCCAGTTAATGCAGATGGTGGGGATATTCAGCTAGAACTTTTAGGAGGAGAAGAATCAGAAGCATACACTTTAGTAGTAGAGGAAGACCTGATTAAGATTACTGCGAATTCAGAAGCAGGACTTTTCTATGGAATACAGACCTTGGTTCAGTTGTTTCCTGTTGCTATAGAAAATAACTCGATAACTGAGGCAAGCTGGACAGTTCCAGCAGGTAAAATTGTCGATCAGCCAGAGTATGGCTACCGAGGGTCTATGCTGGACGTGGCCAGACATTTCTTCACGGTAGATGATGTGAAGTATTACATCGACGAAATGGCAAAATTGAAGTTAAACAGTCTTCATTTGCATTTAACAGATGATCAAGGATGGAGAATTGAAATCAAATCTTGGCCAAACCTGACCACAATTGGTGGGAAATCTGAAGTTGGTGGTGGAGATGGAGGTTTTTACACTCAAGAAGACTACAAAGAAATTATTGCCTATGCAGCAAAGAATTACATTACAGTAATTCCTGAAATCGATATGCCAGGACATACAAATGCTGCCTTGGCCTCTTATGGAGAGTTGAATCCAGGTGTAAACCTTCCAGATGGAGATTTTAGTACTATGAATGAAGGTGAAATCGACTTTGATATTTTAGATGGTGATCCAAAAGCTGCTGAAATTTATACTGGTATTGAAGTTGGATTCAGTACACTAGCAACAAATAAGGAAATCACTTATCAGTTTGTAGAAGATGTAATAAGAGAAATTTCTGAGATGACACCTGGCCCTTATTTTCATATTGGTGGAGACGAGTCTCATGTAACAGAGAAAGACGATTACATTGAATTTGTAGAGCGAGTGCAGAAAATCACAGCTAAATATGGAAAGACAAGTATAGGTTGGGATGAGATTGCGACGACGGAGCTATTGAAGGGAAATGTTGCTCAATTTTGGGCTTTAGCAGAAAATGCGAAGTTGGCAATCGAGCAAGGAAATCAAGTATTGATGTCACCAGCCAAAAAGGCTTATTTGGATATGCAATACGATTCAACTTCAAGACTTGGCTTACATTGGGCTGCCTATATAGAATTGGATTCGGCCTATATATGGGATCCGGAAAATTACGATCCAGGAATAAAGAAACAGGATATTTTTGGGATTGAAGCGCCGCTTTGGACAGAGACCATAGAAACAAGAGAAGACCTTAACTACATGGTTTTTCCAAGGATTGCAGCAATTGCTGAAATAGCCTGGACACCAAGTGAAAAAAGAGAATGGTCTGATTTTCAAAAAAGAATTGCTGTTCAGGGGAAAAGGTGGGATATCAATGGAATTGGATTATACAAATCTCCCAAAGTGGAATGGTAA
- a CDS encoding Gfo/Idh/MocA family protein, translating to MSKKDKNSSNSRRDFMKTSATALAGFYIVPRHVLGGPGFIAPSDKLRVASVGVGGMGGGDVRGIYGTGKVDMIALCDVDDSRAKQSVEAHPKAKYYKDFRVMLENEENNIDAVSVSTPDHMHAVIAMMAMKMGKHVYVQKPMAHDIYEARMLTEAASKYKVVTQMGNQGSSGDGVRKMVEWYDAGLIGEATKVYSWTNRPVWPQGIPWPEKGQTPPKDLDWDLWLGTAPYKDYVENLVPFNWRGWWDYGTGALGDMACHIMEPPFRVLGLGYPKSAECSVGSVYVGEFQQGYFPESCPPSSHITLRFDRPGKEDLEFHWMDGGIQPTRPEELEANEQMGDGGNGVIIEGTKGKMMCSTYGINPQLLPTSKTKDINVPETLYRVPKGDQGHYANWVEACIGGYGSKEFDLLSSPFSVAGPLTESVLMGNLAIRSYDYRAPRKENQNQFDYPGRGIKLLWDGENMKITNFEPANQFVKRQYQGDYSL from the coding sequence ATGAGCAAAAAGGACAAAAACTCTAGTAATTCCAGGAGAGATTTCATGAAAACATCTGCCACTGCTTTGGCAGGATTTTATATAGTACCAAGACATGTATTAGGAGGCCCGGGTTTTATCGCCCCTAGTGATAAACTGAGAGTCGCCAGTGTGGGTGTTGGAGGTATGGGAGGAGGAGATGTAAGAGGAATTTATGGCACTGGAAAAGTGGACATGATTGCTCTTTGTGATGTAGATGACAGCAGAGCTAAACAAAGTGTTGAAGCTCATCCTAAAGCAAAGTATTACAAAGACTTTAGAGTAATGCTGGAAAATGAGGAGAATAATATTGATGCAGTTTCTGTTTCCACTCCTGATCATATGCACGCGGTAATTGCTATGATGGCAATGAAAATGGGAAAACATGTGTATGTTCAAAAACCCATGGCCCATGACATATATGAAGCAAGAATGCTTACGGAGGCAGCCAGTAAATATAAGGTGGTAACCCAAATGGGAAACCAAGGTTCCTCCGGAGATGGAGTGAGAAAAATGGTGGAATGGTATGATGCAGGCTTGATTGGAGAGGCCACAAAAGTTTACTCCTGGACCAACAGACCTGTTTGGCCTCAGGGAATTCCTTGGCCAGAGAAAGGACAAACACCTCCAAAAGATTTAGACTGGGACCTTTGGCTAGGTACAGCACCCTATAAAGACTATGTAGAAAACCTAGTTCCTTTCAACTGGAGAGGCTGGTGGGATTATGGAACCGGTGCTTTAGGAGATATGGCCTGTCATATAATGGAGCCCCCCTTTAGAGTTTTGGGCTTAGGGTATCCAAAATCTGCAGAATGCTCAGTAGGTTCTGTTTATGTAGGCGAGTTTCAGCAGGGATACTTTCCTGAAAGTTGCCCTCCTTCTTCTCACATAACGCTTCGATTTGATAGACCAGGTAAAGAAGACCTTGAGTTTCATTGGATGGATGGTGGTATTCAACCCACTAGACCAGAGGAATTAGAGGCAAATGAACAAATGGGTGATGGTGGAAATGGTGTAATCATCGAAGGCACTAAGGGGAAAATGATGTGTTCCACTTATGGAATTAACCCACAATTACTTCCTACCAGCAAAACCAAGGATATCAATGTTCCTGAAACATTATACAGAGTTCCTAAAGGTGATCAAGGACACTATGCTAACTGGGTTGAGGCTTGCATAGGAGGTTATGGATCAAAAGAATTTGATTTACTAAGTTCTCCTTTTTCAGTAGCTGGACCTTTAACAGAATCTGTTTTAATGGGTAACCTTGCCATAAGAAGCTACGATTATAGAGCTCCAAGAAAAGAAAATCAGAATCAATTTGATTATCCTGGAAGAGGTATTAAACTGCTTTGGGATGGTGAAAATATGAAAATAACCAATTTCGAACCTGCTAATCAATTTGTCAAAAGGCAATATCAAGGAGATTATAGCTTATAA
- a CDS encoding alanine/glycine:cation symporter family protein: protein MGDLIISFSNWIWGTPMLIMLMGGGLILFFHSGLLPFRKIGHSIRLLSGKYDDDLAPGQITSFQALSSAIAATVGLGNISGVAIAINMGGPGAIFWMWVSAFVGMATKYYTCTLAIMFRGKDSSGEIQGGPMYVIQEGMGKKWKFLSVIFCTAGILGLLAIFQANQLTAVIRAVLLIPAGLDGGETSRFVLAGVDLGQSTRWILGVSMMVLVAIVILGGIKRIASVASKMVPFMVALYFITVIMIVFKYIGDVPEMLWFIVEDAFTGKAIAGGAVGAVIVTGARRAAFSNEAGIGTAPMVHGASKNNEPVREGLIAMLGPFIDTIVVCTLTALVIMLTGVWQTTEHDGVRLTLNAFEMALPGFGKYLLMVAVLVFALSTMFTYSYYGHKCFNYLFGASKADYYNYFYLATIVLGAVASLEVVISLVDGMYAIMAIPTMISTLYLAPKVKAASVDYFKRMKNV, encoded by the coding sequence ATGGGTGATCTTATTATTTCTTTCAGCAACTGGATTTGGGGCACTCCCATGTTGATCATGTTGATGGGGGGTGGTTTAATACTTTTTTTTCATTCAGGTTTATTGCCATTTAGAAAAATTGGTCACTCTATACGCCTGTTAAGTGGGAAATATGACGATGATTTAGCACCAGGTCAAATTACTTCATTTCAAGCTTTATCCTCTGCAATTGCAGCAACCGTTGGACTAGGTAACATCAGTGGAGTTGCTATAGCCATTAATATGGGAGGTCCAGGAGCAATTTTTTGGATGTGGGTTTCAGCTTTCGTGGGCATGGCCACAAAGTACTACACCTGTACTTTGGCTATTATGTTTCGAGGAAAAGATTCTTCGGGAGAAATTCAAGGTGGGCCTATGTATGTCATTCAGGAAGGAATGGGTAAGAAATGGAAATTCTTATCTGTGATTTTCTGTACAGCAGGTATTTTAGGTCTTTTGGCTATTTTCCAGGCAAATCAATTAACAGCCGTCATCAGAGCTGTTTTACTTATTCCAGCTGGATTGGATGGGGGAGAAACTTCTCGATTCGTTTTAGCAGGAGTAGACCTAGGCCAATCAACTCGATGGATTCTTGGGGTATCTATGATGGTTTTAGTGGCAATTGTGATCCTTGGAGGAATTAAAAGAATTGCTTCCGTGGCATCTAAAATGGTTCCTTTCATGGTGGCTCTTTATTTCATCACAGTGATCATGATTGTGTTTAAGTATATTGGTGATGTTCCTGAAATGCTTTGGTTTATTGTGGAAGATGCTTTTACAGGAAAAGCCATAGCTGGTGGAGCTGTGGGTGCTGTAATTGTAACAGGTGCTCGTAGAGCTGCTTTTTCTAACGAAGCAGGAATTGGAACAGCCCCTATGGTACATGGAGCTTCAAAAAACAATGAACCCGTTAGAGAAGGTCTTATTGCTATGCTCGGCCCCTTTATTGATACCATTGTAGTTTGTACGCTTACTGCCTTGGTAATTATGTTGACTGGGGTTTGGCAAACAACTGAACATGATGGAGTTAGATTGACACTCAATGCTTTTGAAATGGCGCTTCCTGGTTTTGGGAAATATCTTTTGATGGTAGCAGTACTGGTTTTTGCTTTATCTACAATGTTTACTTATTCCTATTACGGGCATAAATGTTTCAATTACTTATTTGGAGCCAGTAAAGCTGATTATTACAATTATTTTTATCTGGCAACCATCGTATTGGGTGCAGTAGCCTCATTGGAGGTTGTGATAAGCTTGGTAGATGGAATGTATGCGATTATGGCTATTCCTACGATGATTTCGACATTGTATCTAGCACCGAAGGTAAAAGCAGCCTCCGTGGATTATTTCAAAAGAATGAAAAATGTGTAA
- a CDS encoding deoxycytidylate deaminase encodes MEKPDFDDIFMELAVNLAKRSHCIKKHVGAVLTKETRIISIGYNGPPAGTHNCDDEFPENGCARDSKGSCSLALHAEQNAILYAVKNNTSVEGSTLYVTLAPCLACARIIFSMGISKVVYLFSYAEYKGIGTDEGVDFLRKFGIKVDRYTKEILVHDELI; translated from the coding sequence ATGGAAAAACCTGATTTCGACGATATTTTTATGGAGTTGGCAGTAAACCTTGCCAAACGCTCACATTGTATAAAAAAGCATGTTGGGGCGGTTCTAACTAAAGAAACTAGGATCATTTCAATTGGCTACAACGGGCCTCCAGCGGGAACGCATAATTGCGATGATGAATTTCCTGAAAATGGATGTGCCAGAGATAGTAAGGGGTCTTGCTCCCTTGCATTACACGCAGAGCAAAATGCTATTTTATACGCAGTTAAAAACAATACTTCTGTAGAGGGTTCAACTTTATATGTTACCCTTGCACCATGCCTTGCCTGTGCTCGTATCATTTTCTCAATGGGGATCTCTAAGGTAGTTTACCTTTTTTCCTATGCAGAATATAAAGGGATAGGCACAGATGAAGGGGTAGATTTTTTAAGAAAATTTGGAATCAAAGTGGACCGATACACGAAAGAGATTTTGGTCCATGATGAATTAATTTAA
- a CDS encoding DUF4136 domain-containing protein encodes MISKKYSSLLLLFLLIFSSCSSIEIFKENTETPIQKRYQSFVLVNQEVGMRGFKAQFIDKKVQIRIQELLEAEGLTYDKENPDLVIRYTSNEEPRERTTTNYPSSPYWGYRVWDPWAYSNFRNDYGPKTTNYELLQVIVDFIEPSQDKFIMTLTGVTEVSSKKSKEKKVIKSVDKIMEKFIFDMSTETQSVRR; translated from the coding sequence ATGATTTCAAAAAAGTATAGTTCCCTTCTCTTATTGTTTCTATTGATATTTTCTAGTTGTAGTTCTATAGAAATCTTTAAAGAAAATACAGAAACGCCTATTCAGAAACGCTATCAATCATTTGTATTAGTCAATCAGGAAGTAGGAATGAGAGGATTTAAAGCACAGTTTATAGATAAAAAAGTTCAAATACGGATCCAAGAACTACTGGAGGCAGAGGGATTAACCTATGACAAAGAGAATCCAGATCTGGTAATTCGCTATACTTCCAATGAAGAGCCAAGAGAGCGAACTACAACTAATTACCCTTCCTCACCTTATTGGGGATACAGAGTTTGGGATCCATGGGCCTATTCAAACTTTAGAAATGATTACGGACCCAAAACAACGAATTATGAGCTATTACAGGTTATTGTAGATTTTATTGAACCTAGTCAAGACAAATTCATCATGACATTGACAGGTGTTACAGAGGTAAGTAGCAAAAAATCAAAAGAGAAAAAAGTGATTAAATCAGTAGACAAAATCATGGAAAAATTCATTTTTGATATGAGTACAGAAACTCAATCGGTTCGTCGATAG
- a CDS encoding succinylglutamate desuccinylase/aspartoacylase family protein: MKELIINGIRVRPGQKLNIELAIAKLPTHTLIDLPIFIRSSKEPGPVVLISGGVHGDEINGIATAKKVLEEIDESLELLKGTLIIIPLVNIYGFLSNSRTFPDGRDLNRSFPGSKKGSLASQIAYILSNEIIPLIDFGVDFHTGGRMLTNYPQLRVDFTDKLALELASNFAPHFIVNSKYIEKSFRKAAFRSKKRILVYEGGESMRLDDFSIDEGVAGTKRFLASLGMLKSEYALQKPIYIKQSDWIRAKASGIFNSNIKLGEEVKKGQVLAKITDPYGQVKIPVKANSNGYVIGINNLPVINVGEALIHIGKE; this comes from the coding sequence ATGAAAGAATTAATAATAAACGGTATCAGAGTTCGCCCAGGTCAAAAGCTAAATATAGAATTAGCTATAGCCAAACTTCCTACTCATACCTTAATCGATCTCCCAATTTTTATTCGTTCTTCCAAAGAACCCGGTCCTGTGGTTTTGATTTCAGGAGGTGTTCATGGTGATGAGATCAACGGTATTGCCACTGCAAAGAAAGTGCTAGAAGAAATTGATGAGTCGCTGGAGCTTTTGAAAGGAACACTAATCATCATACCGCTGGTGAATATTTACGGTTTCTTATCAAATAGTCGAACTTTTCCTGATGGGAGAGATTTAAATAGAAGTTTTCCCGGAAGCAAAAAAGGTTCTCTGGCTTCGCAGATTGCCTATATTCTGAGTAATGAAATTATTCCTTTGATAGATTTTGGGGTGGATTTCCACACAGGTGGCCGCATGCTAACCAATTACCCCCAATTGAGAGTTGATTTTACTGATAAATTAGCCCTTGAGCTAGCCAGTAATTTTGCTCCTCATTTTATTGTCAATTCCAAATACATAGAAAAGTCATTCAGAAAAGCAGCTTTTAGATCTAAAAAGCGAATTTTGGTTTATGAAGGAGGGGAATCAATGCGTCTTGACGATTTTTCAATTGATGAAGGTGTAGCGGGGACAAAAAGGTTTTTAGCTAGTTTGGGGATGCTGAAATCAGAATACGCCTTACAAAAGCCTATCTATATCAAACAAAGCGATTGGATAAGAGCGAAAGCATCTGGGATCTTTAATTCAAACATTAAACTCGGTGAAGAGGTAAAAAAAGGGCAGGTGTTGGCAAAAATAACAGACCCCTATGGACAGGTAAAAATACCTGTTAAAGCTAATTCAAATGGCTATGTGATCGGAATAAATAACCTTCCTGTAATCAATGTGGGTGAAGCTTTGATCCATATCGGGAAAGAATAA
- a CDS encoding phospho-sugar mutase, producing the protein MSVIDPATLSKAQSWLDGNIDEESKNEIKKLIDENPSELLDSFYRDLEFGTGGLRGLMGVGTNRMNVYTVGMATQGLANYLLKCFPGEDIKVAITHDSRINNTLFATTTANVLTANGIKVLYFKEMRPTPMLSFAVRHYGCKSGVMITASHNPKEYNGYKAYWEDGAQVVAPHDTNIIKEVQKITSFDMVNWNKKDELFSYIEEDFDAIYLDLVKGLSLAPEEIQKQKSMPIVFSPIHGASGKMVPAAIKAFGFDNIHVVKEQAEPDGTFPTVVYPNPEEAEALTLSVKLGKEVGAELILACDPDGDRYAAAVPNESGEFELLNGNQTGSLLTYYLLSRWKEAGKLDGKQFMVNTIVTTELIDRICEGFGVKCFSVLTGFKNIAAIILELEGKEKFVGGGEESYGYLVGDFVRDKDGVSACAMVAEVIAYYKSQGKTVFDVLAEIYEKFGFYKENLISVTKKGKDGAEQIQALMTNFRDNPPKEMNGQKVEKIVDVKASTITEVATGKVEKLDMDKSNVMQFYLADGSKISARPSGTEPKIKYYFSVNQPLDNGKEYRSCEKELTQKLEGLKQYFS; encoded by the coding sequence ATGAGCGTAATAGATCCTGCTACTCTATCGAAAGCCCAAAGTTGGCTAGATGGAAACATTGATGAAGAATCAAAGAATGAAATTAAGAAGTTGATCGATGAAAATCCATCCGAACTGTTGGATTCATTTTATCGAGATCTAGAATTTGGGACTGGAGGATTAAGAGGCTTGATGGGTGTGGGTACCAACAGGATGAATGTTTATACTGTTGGGATGGCAACGCAGGGACTAGCCAATTATTTATTAAAGTGTTTTCCCGGTGAGGACATCAAGGTTGCAATAACTCATGATAGCAGAATTAACAACACATTATTTGCTACGACTACTGCCAACGTACTAACAGCTAATGGAATTAAAGTTCTATACTTTAAAGAAATGCGACCTACCCCAATGCTTTCTTTTGCTGTAAGGCATTATGGATGCAAAAGTGGTGTAATGATTACTGCTTCCCATAATCCCAAAGAATACAATGGCTATAAGGCTTACTGGGAAGATGGCGCACAAGTGGTTGCCCCTCATGACACAAACATTATCAAAGAGGTTCAGAAAATCACCTCCTTTGATATGGTCAACTGGAATAAGAAAGATGAATTGTTCAGCTATATAGAAGAGGATTTTGACGCCATTTATTTAGACCTAGTCAAAGGTTTAAGTCTAGCTCCTGAAGAAATTCAGAAGCAAAAATCCATGCCTATCGTTTTTTCTCCAATTCATGGTGCCTCTGGAAAAATGGTCCCTGCCGCGATCAAAGCATTTGGATTTGATAATATCCATGTAGTTAAAGAACAAGCAGAGCCTGATGGAACTTTCCCAACAGTAGTTTATCCAAATCCTGAAGAGGCTGAAGCCTTAACACTTTCAGTAAAATTAGGTAAAGAAGTTGGAGCTGAATTAATATTAGCCTGTGACCCAGATGGAGATCGTTATGCAGCCGCAGTTCCAAACGAAAGTGGAGAGTTTGAATTGTTAAATGGAAATCAAACAGGGTCCCTCCTAACCTATTATTTACTGAGTAGATGGAAGGAAGCTGGGAAATTGGATGGAAAACAGTTTATGGTTAACACCATTGTAACCACAGAATTGATTGACAGAATATGTGAAGGATTTGGTGTAAAGTGTTTTTCTGTATTGACAGGATTTAAAAATATCGCAGCTATCATCCTTGAACTTGAAGGCAAAGAGAAGTTTGTCGGTGGTGGAGAAGAGTCCTATGGATACCTAGTAGGTGATTTTGTGAGAGATAAGGATGGTGTTAGTGCTTGTGCCATGGTGGCGGAAGTAATCGCATACTACAAGTCTCAAGGAAAAACAGTCTTTGATGTTTTGGCAGAGATTTATGAGAAATTTGGCTTCTACAAGGAGAATTTAATTTCAGTGACCAAAAAAGGAAAAGATGGGGCTGAGCAAATTCAGGCTTTGATGACAAACTTCCGCGATAACCCACCAAAAGAAATGAATGGACAAAAGGTGGAAAAAATCGTTGATGTAAAAGCCAGCACTATAACCGAAGTTGCTACAGGTAAGGTAGAAAAGTTAGACATGGACAAGTCCAATGTTATGCAATTTTACTTAGCTGATGGAAGTAAGATTTCAGCTCGGCCATCTGGAACCGAACCAAAAATCAAGTATTACTTTTCCGTCAATCAACCATTGGATAATGGAAAAGAATACAGGAGTTGTGAAAAAGAATTGACCCAGAAATTAGAAGGGTTAAAACAATATTTCAGCTAA
- a CDS encoding glycerate kinase family protein, which translates to MKILVAPNAFKGTLSAFEAGRIICDQLKIKYPEAIIQLTPIADGGDGTCQLLSESLGLKPSHRWSLGPLGRPAKGVFFLKDESAYLDVSKVSGLGLLASNELDVKTASTFGTGLLIREAVKAGAKEIVLGLGGSATVDLGIGILQALGIQFLDQNGREVIPFSPDFLKRVMHVQRSPTLPKIEFTLLCDVKNSFLGSEGAIPVYGPQKGLANEDLASYEAQCTRLLKLMYKKTNRDFIDKSGFGAAGGIAAGLSAFFDVKIAFGASYIFNALSIDKDIKDADLIITGEGRYDSQSRSGKACYELLQLAKKYQKEIYLITSGDEGFDEGFSKVLQLPDLDFNSPDFKKKAARNLEAVCSKQWFS; encoded by the coding sequence GTGAAAATACTTGTTGCTCCCAATGCTTTCAAAGGAACACTATCAGCTTTTGAAGCTGGGAGGATCATTTGTGATCAACTGAAAATCAAATACCCTGAAGCAATTATACAATTGACTCCGATTGCTGATGGTGGAGATGGTACATGTCAGCTTCTTTCTGAATCTTTAGGTTTAAAGCCTTCTCATCGATGGAGTTTAGGCCCATTAGGCAGGCCGGCCAAAGGTGTATTTTTCTTAAAAGATGAATCTGCCTATTTAGATGTTTCTAAAGTTTCAGGTTTAGGTCTTCTCGCTTCTAATGAGTTGGATGTAAAAACTGCTTCTACATTTGGTACTGGCTTATTGATAAGGGAGGCTGTTAAAGCAGGAGCAAAAGAGATAGTTTTGGGGTTAGGAGGGAGCGCAACAGTTGATCTGGGGATTGGGATTTTGCAAGCATTAGGAATCCAGTTTTTGGATCAAAATGGCCGGGAGGTAATTCCATTTAGTCCTGATTTTTTAAAACGGGTTATGCATGTTCAGAGATCCCCAACCCTACCTAAAATTGAATTTACCTTATTATGTGACGTAAAGAACTCCTTTTTAGGCTCAGAAGGAGCAATACCTGTGTATGGTCCTCAAAAAGGCTTGGCTAATGAGGATTTAGCTAGTTATGAAGCCCAATGTACTAGACTTTTGAAGTTGATGTATAAAAAAACTAACAGGGATTTTATTGATAAAAGCGGGTTTGGAGCTGCAGGAGGTATTGCAGCTGGATTATCTGCCTTTTTTGATGTGAAAATAGCTTTTGGTGCTTCCTATATTTTTAATGCGCTTAGCATAGATAAGGATATTAAAGATGCTGATTTAATTATTACGGGTGAAGGAAGGTATGATTCCCAGTCAAGGTCTGGAAAAGCATGTTACGAATTGCTTCAATTGGCAAAGAAGTATCAAAAAGAGATTTACTTAATTACTTCTGGTGATGAAGGATTTGATGAGGGCTTTTCAAAAGTTCTCCAATTACCTGATTTGGATTTTAATAGTCCTGATTTCAAGAAAAAAGCAGCTAGGAACTTAGAAGCTGTTTGTTCTAAACAATGGTTTTCCTAA
- the murB gene encoding UDP-N-acetylmuramate dehydrogenase, with protein MNIQENISLKPFNTFGLDKKARFFTSAGSEKDLIEALIWASHRGLDIFILGGGSNILLTQDINKLVIKNEIDGIELIKEDNDHVWVKVGSGENWHEFVKYCISRNWAGVENLSLIPGTVGASPMQNIGAYGVEIKDVFESLTAFNRSNLEFEIFDQKACQFGYRESVFKHELKGQYIITSVTYKLKKKPDFKLEYGAIKDTLKESGSNELSIKAVSDAVIKIRQSKLPDPKEIGNAGSFFKNPTILTSDWEKLKQDYPNIPGYPLKEGVKVPAAWLIEQAGWKGKTFGEIGVHKNQSLVLVNYGDGDGMDIKELSEKIQKSVFDQFNIQLNPEVNFI; from the coding sequence ATGAATATACAAGAAAACATTTCCCTTAAGCCATTCAATACTTTTGGCCTAGATAAAAAAGCAAGATTTTTTACAAGTGCTGGTTCCGAAAAGGATTTAATCGAAGCATTAATCTGGGCAAGCCACAGAGGTTTAGACATTTTTATACTTGGAGGAGGAAGTAATATTTTGCTCACGCAGGATATCAATAAGCTTGTGATAAAAAACGAGATTGACGGTATAGAGCTGATTAAAGAGGACAATGATCATGTTTGGGTCAAAGTAGGATCAGGAGAAAACTGGCATGAGTTTGTCAAATATTGTATATCAAGGAATTGGGCAGGCGTTGAAAATTTGTCTTTGATACCTGGAACTGTAGGTGCATCGCCCATGCAAAATATCGGAGCTTATGGAGTGGAAATAAAAGATGTATTTGAAAGCCTAACTGCTTTCAACAGGTCTAATCTGGAATTTGAAATTTTTGACCAAAAAGCCTGTCAATTTGGTTACAGGGAAAGTGTTTTTAAGCATGAATTAAAAGGCCAATACATCATTACTTCTGTAACATACAAACTCAAAAAGAAACCTGATTTCAAGCTCGAGTATGGAGCAATTAAAGATACATTGAAAGAAAGTGGATCAAATGAACTGAGTATAAAAGCAGTGAGTGATGCAGTCATAAAAATTCGCCAGTCTAAACTTCCAGATCCAAAAGAAATAGGAAATGCTGGTTCATTTTTTAAAAATCCGACCATTCTAACAAGTGACTGGGAAAAACTAAAACAAGACTATCCCAATATCCCCGGTTATCCTTTGAAGGAAGGAGTAAAAGTCCCCGCAGCATGGCTGATAGAACAAGCAGGATGGAAAGGAAAAACCTTTGGAGAAATTGGAGTTCATAAAAACCAATCCCTTGTATTGGTTAACTATGGAGATGGAGATGGAATGGACATTAAGGAACTATCCGAAAAGATCCAAAAATCTGTTTTCGATCAATTCAATATCCAACTAAACCCGGAAGTAAATTTTATTTAA
- a CDS encoding response regulator: protein MLTIVLIDDDPISTFVTEKLISKNVTEPCQFFKYQSAKEALREIYEIKPNYLFLDLNMPEMTGWDFLDTFDIAKNNAKIYILSSSVDERDINKASEYQFVKDYLSKPLIKKCIKSIFN, encoded by the coding sequence ATGTTAACCATAGTACTCATAGATGATGATCCGATCAGCACTTTTGTGACTGAAAAACTGATTTCAAAAAATGTGACAGAACCCTGTCAGTTTTTTAAATATCAGAGCGCTAAAGAAGCGTTAAGGGAGATCTACGAAATCAAACCAAATTACTTGTTTCTGGATTTGAATATGCCAGAAATGACAGGTTGGGATTTTCTAGACACTTTTGATATTGCTAAGAATAATGCAAAAATTTATATCCTAAGTAGTTCTGTGGACGAAAGAGATATTAACAAAGCAAGCGAATACCAATTCGTTAAAGACTACTTATCAAAACCTCTTATTAAGAAATGTATTAAGTCGATATTTAATTGA